From one Rattus norvegicus strain BN/NHsdMcwi chromosome 7, GRCr8, whole genome shotgun sequence genomic stretch:
- the Rpl36l1 gene encoding large ribosomal subunit protein eL36-like, with the protein MREQRPWPCATPMAVGLKEGHKVMKNFSKRGHSRCRDHLTKHTKFVRDKIPEVCGFAPYEWHALELLKVSKDKHTLKFIKRMVGAHIHAKRKWEELSNVLAAMRKVAAKKD; encoded by the coding sequence ATGAGAGAGCAGAGGCCATGGCCCTGTGCCACCCCCATGGCCGTGGGCCTCAAGGAAGGCCACAAGGTGATGAAAAACTTCAGCAAGCGGGGACACAGCCGGTGCCGCGATCACCTCACCAAGCACACCAAGTTCGTGCGGGACAAGATCCCGGAGGTGTGCGGTTTCGCGCCCTACGAGTGGCACGCCCTGGAGTTGCTCAAAGTGTCCAAGGACAAGCACACACTCAAGTTCATCAAGAGGATGGTGGGCGCGCACATCCACGCCAAGAGAAAGTGGGAGGAGCTGAGCAACGTGCTGGCAGCCATGAGGAAGGTGGCAGCCAAGAAGGATTGA